Genomic DNA from Candidatus Sulfurimonas marisnigri:
GGAGAAGCTGCAAGAATTTGGGAAATCAATGAGCATTACCCAAATTTAATTCGTATTCCAGTAGCAATTCATTCAATTGACCTCGTTGTTCTAAGCAGAGAGAACCTGCATATTAAAGAGTCATCAGATTTGACATTTTACAATGTTGGCGTTATAAGAGGGATGAAAATTGCAGAACAAATTACTGAGAATGCCAAACCTCTTTCAATAACAAAAACAACCAATCATATAACGTTAATAAAAATGCTATCTAGTCATAGGCTTGATGTTATAGTAACAAGTAAAATTTCACTACTCTCAGGACTCAATGAAACAAAAGAGAAAAATTTATTTATGCTTTCAAAACCTCTTGTTTCACGTCCTTTATATATGCACTTGCATAAAAAGCATAAAAAGCTTATACCTCAGCTCGAAGAAGCGTTCAATTCAATGATAGAAGATGGTACACTAAAGCAAATTCGTGACACTTTTCTTAAGGATTTAGAGAGCCATATAGCCAATACAGTTAGGATTATCAAAGATGATTAAAAACTTTTTATATAACTATTTTATTGACAGAAAAATATCTTTCAAGTTAATGATACTTACACTGCTTTTCAGTGCAGTTATAACCTTAATAATTAGCATAATACAACTTTATATGGACTACAGAAACGGCATAAAATCAATAAATACACAACTTTCTCTTATTGAGTCAGGTTATATAGCCAGTATCAATCAAAGCATTTGGGTATATGACAAGAAACAGACTCTTTTACAGCTAGATGGGATTTTAAACCTACCGGACATTGAATTTACTGCTATAGAGCTTACAGAAGGCGAACACTATGAACGTGGAAATGAGGTAAATAAAAATTTTATTACAAAAAAAATCCAACTTTCATATCAACATGATTATGAAGAAATTATATTGGGTGAACTCACTGTGGTTGCTGATTTAAATAAACTTTACCAACAACTTGTTGATAAAATTATTGTTATATTATTATCTCAAGGTATTAAAACATTTTTAATCTCATTTTTTATACTCTTTATCTTCCAAAGATTGGTAACGCAACATCTTGAAAAAATAGCAGAGTACGCTAAATCTTTAAGAGTTTACTCTAAATCTAAACCTTTAATTCTCAATAAAACTATTTCCAAATCTAACCATGATGAACTTGATAATCTTACAGAATCTATTAATTCAATGCAAAATCAACTTTATAAATCATTTTTAAATCTATCTTCTGAATTAGAGGCAAGAAAAAAATCAGATAGATCTTTGCTAGAGTACAAAAAAGCATTAGATGCCAGTGCTTATGTTTCTAAGAGTGACTTAAACGGTGATATAACTTATGTAAACGATGCACTCTGCTCAATTACCGGATATACAAGAGAAGAACTTATAGGAAAACAACACAATATTTTCAGATATAAAGAAACTCCACCAATTGAGTATAAGGAGATGTGGGACACCATACAAAATAAAAAAGTATGGAGAGGGAGTATGAAAAATGTTAAAAAAGATGGAAGCTGCTTTTATATCAGTCAGACAATCATCCCTATCTTAGACACTCACGGAAATATTATTGAATACATTGCTTTACGCTATGATATTACAGAACTTGTAGAAAAAACAAAAATGTTAGAA
This window encodes:
- a CDS encoding substrate-binding periplasmic protein, producing MGKVAIIFLITFSFLQASGQILTINSGYSFPETNLLESIIKEGFKRANIALKYQPLPNQRSLINANNGVDDGEAARIWEINEHYPNLIRIPVAIHSIDLVVLSRENLHIKESSDLTFYNVGVIRGMKIAEQITENAKPLSITKTTNHITLIKMLSSHRLDVIVTSKISLLSGLNETKEKNLFMLSKPLVSRPLYMHLHKKHKKLIPQLEEAFNSMIEDGTLKQIRDTFLKDLESHIANTVRIIKDD